Proteins co-encoded in one Malus domestica chromosome 09, GDT2T_hap1 genomic window:
- the LOC103442229 gene encoding TMV resistance protein N-like, translating into MDTSSSAHGAAAAASSSSSRSSNRWKYEVFLSFRGEDTRKTFTGHLFSALCKAGVNTFMDDQLTRGENIQRELDQEIEGSRIAVIVFSKRYAESRWCLRELSKIMRCREDQEGKTVCPIFYDVDPSEVRRQGGSFEEAFRKHESDQDPNEVKQWREDLKASADLSGWNLKTTADGCEWVFIEKIVGDVKGRLKTIDFKEDKHSVGMAFRVQEFSTEYLDVGGSPNVRIIGIYGMGGIGKTTLARAVCSNYEQSFSRQCYLEDVRSKKKEMVCLQEQLLRDILKQPDIKISSVAEGTKEIMKRLGRIKVLVVVDDIDDADQLDKLAIKHESFGPGSRIIIITRDEQVLNIQKVDKKYKAQAMTKKEALELFSWHAFGNDYLDKKYNEYIELARDIVDYCGGLPLALKVVGRLLATEESKTIWEGTLDKLRNIPNGKIHETLKLSYDGLCDDHVKGVFLDISNFFIGLPVHVVTAILDGCNHFSVEAEIAILCKRCLLYIENKTYKTLKMHDLIRDMGREIVRAESPMEGKRSRLWNIKDAKSVLNNESGTEAVEGLHTGDSDDKQSFRTEAFKKMWRLKFLHLINVKLTGSYKHLSKELRLLIWDGFPLEAIPANFDQRNLVCLNLSNSKMVRVWEDSKLLPKELKYLILNDCHNLTELPDFSKLQHLKALDLNGCKGLCGGYHFLAQLKMIEELYLSDCNITDGAVLKTIGSLSSLTVLVLCGNGFNWLPILSGLSQLQVLRLNNCTNLKAIPDLPNSLCVLQANYCTALEIMSDFSEMSKMRVLELKDCRKLKDIPNLENSLDYMDSLHMEGCTSLTATFKENLQTKNAFGGIFLSGNDIPNRLAYVARKDVTVKFEVPPSIDYIGGLALGIVYSSDFYYSTGSLQIHVINSTQRTYFRIRPMEATVIASHRILCIRRNRPLEDTVIASPEYRLWLGNLSNKKLNLKGGDTVLVQAQFCGQDNRITVNKIGVDIVKWDLSDGGTNWDNYVTMPYESCVDTLDDTQHIFLCYKTPEAWPWRIEGSESDPLPKFFASALEARKNDIIVKTLLTVIEGHEGTEFSDGDVLIFPQMIKYRGLKESDVDIFVEDVLVNHKPWASGVQELLSGSHVFVCATNGRHEGHRVSARILIDQFKKEAEGLTNQVFVTACYHIGGHNYAGTLTIYIPDSYGIIRKYSCSNVIPDDVPILLDKPTVIRKIWRIVLLIAVVATSFLCLWSCPLLLRRFSLDEIAVLVAFAVVGAVAIGARYYMLYRWLLKRTLILRTMLLYERRNLINC; encoded by the exons ATGGATACCAGCAGCTCCGCCCATGGAGCCGCCGCTGCCGCCTCTTCGTCTTCCTCGCGGAGCTCAAACCGCTGGAAGTACGAAGTGTTCCTGAGCTTTAGAGGTGAAGACACCCGCAAAACCTTTACAGGCCACCTCTTCAGTGCGTTATGCAAAGCCGGAGTTAACACGTTTATGGACGACCAGCTCACAAGGGGGGAAAACATACAGAGAGAACTAGACCAAGAAATCGAAGGGTCAAGAATCGCTGTCATCGTCTTCTCGAAGAGGTACGCGGAGTCCCGATGGTGCCTGAGGGAGCTGTCGAAGATCATGAGGTGCCGAGAAGATCAAGAGGGGAAGACAGTGTGTCCAATATTCTACGACGTTGACCCTTCTGAAGTCAGGAGACAGGGTGGTAGTTTTGAGGAAGCATTTCGGAAGCATGAAAGCGATCAAGATCCAAACGAGGTCAAGCAGTGGAGAGAGGATCTTAAGGCTTCTGCAGATTTGAGCGGCTGGAATCTCAAAACCACGGCCGacgg GTGTGAATGGGTGTTTATCGAGAAAATTGTTGGGGACGTCAAGGGACGGCTGAAAACCATAGACTTTAAAGAAGACAAGCACTCAGTTGGAATGGCTTTTCGCGTGCAAGAATTCAGTACTGAATACTTAGACGTTGGAGGTTCACCTAATGTTCGAATAATTGGAATTTATGGTATGGGCGGTATAGGTAAAACAACACTTGCCAGAGCAGTTTGTAGCAATTATGAGCAGAGTTTTAGTCGTCAATGTTACCTTGAAGATGTGAGGAGTAAAAAGAAAGAGATGGTGTGTCTGCAAGAACAACTTCTTCGAGATATTTTAAAACAGCCTGACATTAAGATAAGCAGTGTTGCCGAAGGGACCAAAGAGATCATGAAAAGACTTGGAAGGATAAAGGTACTTGTCGTGGTTGATGACATAGATGATGCAGACCAGTTAGATAAATTGGCAATAAAACATGAATCGTTTGGTCCAGGGAGCAGAATTATTATAATAACAAGAGATGAGCAAGTGCTGAATATACAAAAGGTGGATAAAAAATATAAGGCACAAGCAATGACAAAGAAAGAAGCTCTTGAGCTCTTTAGTTGGCATGCCTTTGGAAATGATTATCTCGATAAAAAATATAACGAATATATTGAATTGGCAAGAGATATTGTTGATTATTGTGGAGGATTGCCCCTAGCTCTTAAAGTTGTTGGTCGTTTGTTGGCTACGGAAGAGAGTAAAACCATATGGGAAGGTACATTGGATAAATTGAGAAATATTCCAAATGGAAAAATTCATGAAACGCTTAAATTAAGCTACGATGGACTATGTGATGATCATGTGAAGGGTGTGTTCCTTGACATATCTAATTTCTTTATTGGACTGCCTGTACATGTGGTCACGGCAATATTGGATGGTTGTAATCATTTTTCTGTAGAAGCAGAAATTGCCATACTCTGCAAACGATGTCTCTTATATATTGAAaataaaacatataaaacaTTGAAGATGCATGATTTGATTCGAGATATGGGAAGAGAAATTGTGCGTGCAGAATCTCCTATGGAGGGAAAACGTAGTCGATTGTGGAATATTAAAGATGCAAAAAGCGTGCTCAATAATGAATCG gGAACAGAAGCAGTAGAAGGACTACACACAGGAGATTCTGATGACAAGCAAAGCTTCCGTACAGAAGCGTTTAAGAAGATGTGGCGTCTGAAATTTCTCCACCTGATAAATGTAAAGCTGACTGGAAGCTACAAACATCTTTCCAAGGAGTTAAGATTGTTGATTTGGGATGGATTTCCTCTTGAAGCCATACCAGCAAATTTTGATCAACGAAACCTAGTTTGTTTAAACCTGAGCAACAGCAAGATGGTACGAGTTTGGGAGGATTCGAAGCTG TTGCCTAAGGAGTTGAAGTATCTCATACTTAATGACTGCCATAACTTGACTGAATTACCAGACTTTTCAAAACTCCAACATCTCAAGGCATTGGACCTCAATGGCTGTAAGGGTTTGTGTGGGGGTTACCATTTTTTAGCACAACTGAAGATGATTGAGGAATTATATCTCAGCGACTGCAATATAACAGATGGTGCCGTTCTCAAAACAATTGGGAGTCTATCTTCTTTAACAGTTTTAGTTCTATGTGGGAATGGTTTTAATTGGCTACCCATTCTCAGTGGCCTTTCTCAGCTTCAGGTTTTACGTCTAAATAATTGCACAAACCTTAAGGCAATCCCAGATTTGCCAAACAGTTTGTGTGTACTGCAAGCGAATTACTGCACTGCACTGGAAATAATGTCTGACTTTTCAGAGATGTCGAAAATGAGGGTATTGGAACTGAAAGACTGCCGCAAACTCAAAGATATTCCAAACTTGGAGAACTCATTGGACTACATGGATTCACTTCATATGGAAGGGTGTACCAGTCTCACTGCTACTTTCAAGGAGAACCTCCAAACG AAAAATGCATTTGGTGGAATTTTTCTCTCTGGAAATGATATTCCTAACCGGTTAGCCTATGTCGCGAGAAAGGATGTAACTGTCAAATTTGAAGTGCCGCCAAGTATTGATTATATAGGAGGGTTGGCTTTGGGCATCGTTTATTCTTCAGACTTCTACTACTCTACTGGTTCTCTACAAATTCATGTTATTAATTCTACCCAGCGAACTTATTTTCGCATCCGACCAATGGAGGCCACCGTAATTGCTTCCCATCGCATCCTATGCATCCGACGCAACCGACCACTGGAGGACACCGTGATTGCTTCCCCTGAATATCGTCTTTGGTTGGGAAATCTTTCAAACAAGAAGCTCAATCTAAAAGGCGGCGACACGGTTCTTGTACAAGCACAATTTTGTGGACAAGATAATAGAATTACGGTGAACAAAATAGGAGTGGATATTGTAAAATGGGATTTGTCTGATGGTGGTACTAATTGGGACAACTATGTGACTATGCCATATGAGTCTTGTGTAGACACTCTTGACGATACACAACATATTTTCCTCTGCTACAAGACCCCCGAGGCCTGGCCATGGCGCATCGAAGGCTCTGAGTCCGATCCTCTCCCTAAGTTCTTCGCATCTGCTCTCGAAGCTCGCAAGAACGACATCATCGTTAAG ACGTTGCTGACAGTAATTGAAGGACACGAAGGAACTGAGTTTTCGGACGGCGATGTGTTGATTTTCCCACAAATGATCAAATACAG GGGCTTGAAAGAGTCGGATGTGGACATCTTTGTTGAAGATGTCCTTGTGAATCACAAACCATGGGCTTCCGGAGTGCAAGAGCTGTTGAGTGGCTCCCATGTATTTGTATGTGCAACTAATGGTCGACATGAAGGCCATCGTGTTTCGGCACGTATTCTCATTGATCAGTTCAAAAAGGAGGCTGAAGGATTGACGAATCAGGTATTTGTTACTGCTTGCTATCATATTGGAGGCCACAATTATGCTGGAACACTCACGATCTACATCCCAGATTCATATGGAATCATAAGAAAATATAG TTGTAGCAACGTCATTCCTGATGATGTGCCGATATTGCTTGATAAGCCTACTGTGATAAGAAAGATTTGGAGGATTGTATTATTGATTGCAGTTGTAGCAACGTCATTCCTATGTCTTTGGTCTTGCCCACTGCTTTTGAGGAGATTTTCATTGGACGAAATCGCTGTTCTCGTAGCTTTTGCCGTGGTTGGAGCAGTGGCAATTGGAGCTCGATACTATATGTTATATAGATGGTTGCTGAAACGCACTCTAATCCTCCGAACCATGCTCTTATATGAAAggagaaatttaataaactgtTGA